Within the Zea mays cultivar B73 chromosome 10, Zm-B73-REFERENCE-NAM-5.0, whole genome shotgun sequence genome, the region TCAGTTGTTCGAACGCTAGTCACAACCTTGTCATACATGTCCTTGATGAGCGTAACATACTTTGTTGGAACTTTATGCTTATCCAATGCCCACCACATGAGATTCCTAGATATTTTATCATAGGTCTTTTCCAAGTCGACAAAAACCATGTGCAAGTCCTTCTGCTACTTATACCGCTCCATGACCTGTCTTATGAAGAAAattgcttccatggttgaccttctAGGCATGAATTCAAATTGGTTCATGGTGATATACGTCATTCCTCTCAAGCGATGCTTAATAGCTATATCCCATAGCTTCATAGTGTGGCTCATGAGCTTAGTCCCTCGATAGTTGGTACAACTTTGAATatctcctttgttcttgaagattggtactaatgtactACTCCACTCATCGGACATCTTGTTTGATTGAAAAATATGGTTAAACAACTTGGTTAGCCAAACGATAGCAATATCCCCAAGGCATTTCCACATCTCTATTGGGATACCATCCGGTCCCATCGCCTTGCCCCGTTTCATCCTCTTTAAAGCTTCTTTGACCTCTGACTCTTGGATCCTGCGTACAAAGAATCTATTTAAATCATCGAAGGTGTCATTCAATTGGGGTGTCCATAGTCTCATTCTCACTATTGAAAACATTGTCAAAATATCTCTGCCACCTCAGTTTGATGTCTTGTCCTTTTACCAAGAGTTGTTCCATCTCATTCTTAATGCATTTAACTTGGTTGAGGTCCCTCGTCTTCCTTTTCTGAATCCTAGCCATCTTATAAACATCCTTCTCCCCTTCCTTTGTACTTAGTCTCCGGTAAATATCATCATAGGCTCGTCCCTTTGCCTCACTCACAACTCGCTTTGTAGTTTTATTTGCCATCTCTTATACCTCTCTATGTTGACCATGCTCCTGTCATGGAACAAGCTCCTGTaactttctttcttctctttttgcCTTTTAAACATCCTCGATCCACCACCAAGTATCTTTAGGTTCACCTCTGCTCCCTTTGGTCACTCCAAACACCTCTGACACCACCTTTCTAATACAAGTTGACATCTTCACCCACATGTTGTTTGCATCTTCTTCGGACCAAGCGTCCTCCACAAAAACTCTTTCCCTAAAAACTTCGGATGTCTCCCCTTTGAGTTTCCACCACTTCGCCCTCGCAATTTTGGCTTGTTTATCCCTATGGGTATGGATCCGAAAATAGAAGTCAGCCACCACAAGATTATGTTACGGCACAACACTCTCTCTAGGTATCACCTTACAATCCAAACATGCTTATTTATCTTCTCTCCTTGTGAGAACGAAGTCGATCTGGCTCGAACGATGTCCACTGCTAAAAGTCACCAAATGAGACTCTCTTTCTGAAGAAAGTGTTGGCTATTATTAGGTTGTAGGCTACAACAAAGTCCAAAAATATCATCTCCTTCTTGATTCGTACTATCATACCTGAAACCTTCATGAGCCAGCTCATAACCTACATTTGTTGAACCTACATGACCATTGAGATCTCCTCCTATAAAAAGCTTCTCATTGGTGGGTACTGCTTTGACCATGCCATATAAGTCTTCCTAGAACTTCCTATTCTCGCTCTCACTGAGGGGCATATGCACTTATAATGTTTATGACTACACCCCCAAAACTAGTTTGACTAGGATAATCCTATCTCTCTGCCTTTTGACATCCACCACTCCATCCTTGAGGCTCTTATCAATCAGGATACCTACTCCAATTTTGTTTGCCACTGTTCCTGAGTACCAAAGCTTGAAACCAGTGTTCTCCACCTCCTTCGCTTTTTGCCCCTTCCATTTTGTCTTCTGGACACATAGGATATTAACACGCCTCCTGCTCGCTGCATCAACTAACTCTTAGCTTACTTGTGAGGGACCCTACGTTTAAACTACATACACGGATCCTAGTCGGCTCAACTAGCTTCCTTACCCCTCGCACCCGTTGAGACAAATGCGAAGACCCTTGCCATTGTTAAATAATACGGAATGAAATACACGAACAAACCCTAAACTTGTTCTATGATGTCATCCAGATCACTAAACTCCTTAATACATTGTCATTGCTATTGTATTTTAGTAAATAATAAAATTACAGCATCACTGGAAGTTAATATATAAGCAGGAACCTAATATTCTAATCTCATGTTAGTGTCCATTATGGCTTAACAAAATTGACTAAGTTAGTAAAGAGAAATGTAAAATAAAATTTATATGAAAACACTtgggtgccgtttggttcacatatttgtaacgtaatgggtaactgataacgttaattcatgtttgttttagtccatccataatcagataccacactaaaatTTAATACCGCCcgattcaaacttgttaccgtcGGTTCTCAAGTATAAatcattatcattatcatttacgttacatttggtgaaccaaacaacaccctAATGGCTTTGCTTTTCACTAGCTTCATGTGTAGTGTCCTCCTATTTTGACTTTCAATATACACTGCAGGCATGGTTGACCTATTTCTGGAGGCGGGCGAAAAATCACAACATAGAAGAAGATATAGCTGATGAGAAGCTACAGTTTTGGATAGAACAAATCAATTACCCAGTTACTACGAGCGAAGTAGTAGAAGGTAGATTATCTTCATCCATTCGGATATTGAAACATGAACTAACAGTAAAACACCATgatcttttccttttcctcctgcaaacatgtaaaaaagtcgagagaGGACTCCACGAGCTGAAGAAACTGGGAATCGAGTCTCAGCTGTGGGAGGCGACGAGGAGAGCTCTGGATGATGATTTGAGCAACCACGGGAGTCCAACTGGATCTGAAGCTTAGCAGATGCATAATGTGGAGCGAGGCTCTATTGCCGATTTTGTGCCGTCAGAGGCCCTAGAGCCAGCCAGCCCTCCTAGTCCTTTCCTTTCGCTTGCTTGGTATCTTCATGTAACATATTGAACTtttcctctttttttttcttcttcttttgggTTATCTATTTTTATGCTAGTTTATCCGTGAAAGCAAAAGGGGTTTAAATCGTGGAGGAGTCGTGATGCTCTGCTCTCTCCATCTACAGCAACAAAAATATTATGCATTGCTTGATTTTGCAATGGTGGTGGTCTGGtctattttctttttattttaggAGCGAAATGCAATGGTACCCAATTTTATAGAATGACCAGATCAAGATACCACGCAAAAAGATAAATGCCGCTCATTTCTTCCTCCCTCTCGCACCTCCTGATAGTAGGCTGGCCTCGACATCCAAGTCCTTAAGGGCTGAATATATGAATCATTTCCTTAAACACTATATTTACAAAGGGCTGCTAGCTAGCATAGCAGTCCATGCATGCATATATGAATCATTGACTGTATATTTGCCATTGCCATCATCCATCATTAATTGTTGATGAGTACGTACGTACGTATCTAGCAGCCTTGCTGTCCCACAAAAGGCCGGCCGGGGACTCATTCATTCATCGTCTACACTAGCTAGTTGCATCACCTGCTTTCTTTGTCAGTCTGACTTGACTGTGTCGATGGCTTGCGCTAGCTCGTCGATCTTGGCGCCGGTCACCTCCTTCACGACCTTCCCACCCTTGAGGATCTTGAACGTTGGCACAACCTTTATGCCCAGCTCCTTCGCAAGCGgctgcaacaacaacaacaacaacagatAAAGAAGAGAAGAGGTAGATCATGCGGCCAATGCAAAGTAATAACTATATATCCTAGCTATGCTAGCTACCTCACCTTGTTGTCCTGGTTGCAGTCGAGCTTCAGGAACACAACATCCAGGTTCTTCTCAGACATCTCCTGGAATTTCGGAGCCATCACTTTGCAAGGCCCGCACCTGCAAATATTGTTAATGAACACACTGCTGTCTCAGATTCTACGTACACAATCATCTAGCTAGTGAGGTGAGATCTATTGTCATTAGAGATCATCACCATAAATTTCTGTTTTTGTTTTTTGGATCAAGGCATGAGAAGCAAACAACTAATAGGTCTGTGCTTGGTTCACCAAACCGATGGTTCATATCTACATAAATTTTATCAACCACACAACATAGAAAATCTTAATTAGTCATGACAATGCATGGTGAAGGTTAATTAATAACAGTGAACCCTTCACGCCTCCATCTATTTTCTGACTGGTATTTTATTACTATACATATTTAGCACTACAATAATAACATGTcctttaaaataaaaaataaatttaaatgACTATTTTTTCAATCGAACCATACCATTTCAAGCACCTCTATCGATCACCGAGTCGACATTTGATCTAAACAAATCAAAGTTTTGTGATGTGAGTTCCGTCAGGTCGTCTAATAAGATTGGTTTCTTGGTGTTGTCCTGTTCCACGAAACGTCTCACCGCCATAGGTAAAGATAGAGTAATTAAGCCATATCCTTATCCTAATAATAGAGTAAAAAACACCTGGATTTTAGATTTGTGTCATACCATATCTATTTGTGTGTCTTGATTAGTAGTAAGTAAACTAAAATTCGTTAAAGACCGaatggaagaagaagaagaagatatatATATTGTAGTGTACGCACCATTCGGTGTACATGTCGAGGACGACGACCTTGTCGCCGGCGGCCTCGACGATGGGCCAGAAGGTGTCCTTGTTGACCTCCGTGACCTGCCCGGTGACGGCCTCACATCCCAGACCCACCGTGCTCGTCTCGATCCCGCTGGACCTCACCGGCGCGACTCCCCTCGTCTCGGAGGCCGTCGCCAGCAGCAGGCTCCTCTTCTGGGCCGCGGCCGTCGCCAAGACGGCCGGCCGGCACGTCGTCGTGGAGATTGGCGCCGGCGTGGAGGCCAGCCCGTGGGACGATGAGATTGGTAGGCGCAGGGCCATTGGTCTGGTCTGGTCTGGTATGGTCTGGTCTGGTGGATGGAGGTAGCTGACTAGCTGAGGGTACGGTACTACGGTAGCGGCGGCACTGGCAGGCTGGCGATGATGGAGGGGCAGAGCAAGCAAAGGtggtgggctgtggctgtgattgCTCGCCAGGATTCTCCAAGATAAGCCGCGTGGCGCCAATCACAAACGCGCCATCGTTGCCTGCTAATTTTTGGTTGGGCCGCGGATGACAGGCCCAGAACAAGCCCAAGCTCAGGCACATTTCCCTCTGCTTACGGCGGAACCTAACTTGCAAGCAAGCCGAGGACTTTATAAATCGAGGGACAATAGATTTATGTTTGGTTGGGATTCATGCATGGACTTACTaggttatactggttcaggcttTCGCCCTAGTCCAGTGTAGTGTTATCAAAATATTGCTTTGAGACGTGTTACAACACGTGTGCTTGTGTGTACAAAGGGAGAGGGactcccttttatagttcaatGGACAGTCTTTACATGAGAGAGTTCTTCAGCTAATGTCTTGTGATGTAGTACGTGGTGGGCCCCTTGGGTCACTCTCAGCCTCTCAGGGCATGCCTCCGTGCGGCATGGTTTCTTCTGATGGTCATGTGATGTCTGTCTCGTCCATCCGACGTGCGAGTCTCTATAGCTTACTCTACGCCTACGGTGCCCGTACCTGATGGGTCCTGCAGAACGTGCTCTTGGTAAGGTTGAGGTTCGTGTTCAGAACAGATTTATCTTCCATCATTGCCATTGTGTCACTGTCCAGCATGCGCGAGTATGCACTAGACATGTTGTCCTGTCCGTATTGTACGTGAGTCGTTACCGTGGAGACTATGTTGTCGTGGCCCCCTTGGTACTGTACGCGTGGCACAAACATGGTTTGGTGATGATGTGTCCTGCTACGGCCGTCGTGGACCAATAACGTCGGCTTGGGTTCCTTCCTTGCGAGTTCGTTTGGCGTGATCTTGGTTGTATGCCACGCCTCGCAGTCTTGCTCAGCGGAGACTTGGTCGTTCACCCCACATCACAGACTTGCTCGGTGGAGACTTTATCGTTCGCCCCGCCTCGCAGTCTTGCTCAGCGGAGACTTGGTCGTTCACCCCGCATCACAGACTTGCTTGGCGGAGACTGCCTCGCAGACTTGCTCATCGAGGATTTGGTTGTACGCCCCGCCTCGCTGTCGTGCTCGGTGAACAGGCTAGAAAGAAGTTTATGGGCCTCGCCATGGGTACCCTATTCCTGGGTACCCGACACGAACCAATCTACTTTATTTACCTTtcttgccctaggagtagatgtaatgTAGCTTTAGTTGTAGCTTTCCACATATCCACacccacccctattcgactctacgtcatctagatccgtcttggatGGTCTGCTGACCctaagacgaccctaggatcttacCTCTCCTGATGAGCAAGATTTACTTCGTCTACTTCACTCAAGATCTCTTCCTCAAATTGATTACTTAATTTCTAGGTGAGTCTACATCGTCTGGGGACGCCCTGGGTGACCTGCCGACTAGAAGCACCCGAAGATCTCTCCCAAGGGGTGGGGTCTAGGTCCtacgaggagaagaagatgacctTGCACCATCACAGACCGTCTGGCCTAGAGCGCGAACCATCTAGATAGCGTGCAGAGAAGACCCGCTCCTGCAGTAGGGTCCTAGACCATCTGGCCCAGAGCCACGTATAGTCCGCGCCACCGTAGCGAGCACCGCTAGGCGACCCGACGACCCGTCACGGACCGCCGCGccgttgtaacaccctgaatttggggctataaaatttcttttctaatatccaccaaattcaggtgttactctctcagttcttcgctttcctttctctttttttttctaaaaatggagaattattttgttttatattagcgtaaacttagtggaatgagccctagaggcactttggttgctgCATTCATGCCATTGCATGGTGTTTCTGTCATCTGGAGCACCTTTGAAGACATCAAAATCACCTTTGAAGTGCAAGCCTAGAGACCAAGATTGGTGGGGTGATGTTGTCATGCATCAGCAACATATCCTTTTGGGCGCCAATGCCAATGCAATACAGTCTAGTTCCTTTGTACATTCATCCTTATCTATCTTGGGGCCGATATGATTCAAATGCTTACTCTCCTTCATATTTTAGACCACATAACATAGAGTATTCAACTCATAACAATTCTGATTTTgagaaacaatcatataacaaagATCGTTTTATTTCTAAGAATCAGTCTAGAGCTCAAAATAAGAATAGAGTGGTCAAGCAAGTTTATGTAGTGAAGAAGGATAATAGAAAAGCCAAAAGTTTAGATCCAAATTTATGTGTTAAAGAGTGGGGTGAAGTATTATGTACTTTGACTAGTAGTGCCCAAACAATAGAGAAATCAGCTAGCAATAGTCCCGGTATTAAATCTGAACATAAGAAGCCTAATATGCCAAAAAGTTAAGAAAGATGTGTCGCTGTCCAAAATTAATTCACAACCTAGAAGCCCACTCGGATTATCAATTTAACACAACAAGAGGCTAGAAAAAATCGGTGCACAATAGTTGAAGAAGATATGCATGACATGGGTTCCTAATGGGAGTTCTCAAGATCATGGTAAGGATGATGCTTTAGGAAGAGGTGGAGCGAAGGCAAACAAAAGAAGAAAGAAAGTACAAGACGTTTGGGTGAAAGGTTTGCCCCAATTCATCAAAGCTATTGGTCATTGCATCGTCCATATTTTTAAGATATGGAGAGTACATAATCCAACACGTGACTTGTTAAGTCAACATAATCCAAACAAAACATGTATATGGGGAGTACATGTCTCTAGAAATCgttttaggccccgtttgtttcctttcatttttagGAATTAGAATCTTACTATTAtaataggctatttttttagaatatgacattccaccactttccaaagttatcatataagcctatctcaaattcatggggtaagagatggaaattgattctttagatttacatgctattttccgatgtacaatttatagcacactcttctatttgcttcgttataacatgaatgtagtatataactatctctattatatgatttaagataatatataaatatattatatatataaatataaaaatttaattagttttgtctaaattataattattaaaatggaatttaattccaacgaaacaaacagaGATAATGATATATATAGGCTAGCAACCGTGGCCATAATAATAACAGATGTTTTATAACTTGCTCTATTCATGGCATTGCACAAAATCGCCCCCCTTCTTCCATCCTGCGAGCCCGATCGAGTTTCTTCTCCATTCCGATCGATACACAAGAAGGCAATATACAGATGGCGTACAAGGTGCTGGAGGTGACGCTGATCTCGGCCAAGGACCTGAAGCGGCTGACGCTGTTCACCAAGATGCGCATGTACGTCGTGGCGTCCATCTCCGGCGGCGATTCCCGGGTGCCGACGCACAGGACGTACTGTCAAGAGACGGCTTCAAGTGGTTGAAGAAGCAAACACAAAGGAGGAAGAAGCTACGGTTCACATCACGGGCCGGCGGAATAGAAGGCTAAATACTCGCGTCTCAGGGGCCAAGTGGGTAAACTGAGTAGTCTGTGTCCCTATGGTTGGGCCGTGGGCCTTGTAACAGGATATAAGAACAATCTAGTATAATGAAAAAGGGGAGAAGAATTGTCTGACCAGCCATTCCCTAATTCTGACTCTCTCTCGTCTGCTGCTTCTCTCGACTCGTTCTTCCTCTGCTTTGTCTTTCTCGCCTCCGACGAGTCACCGGACGCTCAGTCTGctgacaagtggtatcagatacaAGTTCGTTCCTCTGGCGGCACCTTCGTATTATACCCATCGCGCGAAGATGGCAGGCGCACCCGATCCCGACGTAGCAGCGGCATTGGAAGCACAATCCAAGTCCATTGATGTCCAGTCGCGGGCCCTAGCGGCACAGTCGAAGGTTCTCCAACAACTATGCGATCGCCTCGAATCCCAGGACCAGAGGTGGAGCGATTTGGAGCGAATCGTGAACAAGAACGCAACCAACGTCAGCGCCATTCAGGAGAAATTGGGCGAGGGCAGGATGGCTGCGGCGCATGAAGAACTCACTCGAGTATTGGGTGATAGAATCAATGCCCAGATGATGGAGTTGCATGGGTCGCAGATGAATCGCATCGTCGACCTGGCCGCACAAGCTACTACACGCGTAGCTGCTCTGGAAAATGCCACATCAGTGTTCGAATTGTGGAGGCCCAAGGTGGAGAGTTCCATCGATGTTGTGCGGACTTCAGTTGATACAATGCGGTCAGAACTCGCTCGCATCACACAACTGCTGGAAGGAGGAGCTTCAAGCAGTCAAGATGGTCGGCCGAGCATTCTGGGGCCATATGTGCCAGTGGCAGAGCGCCCACCTGTGGCCGCAGTCAACACCAGCAAGCCCAACGGGCACCACGATGCATTGCATCATCGTGAGTATGGAGTTGAGAATGGTCCCATTCCAACCCATCTCCCGAACAATGGTACGCACTCAAATTATCTGCCACAAGCACCATTTATAGTTCCCAATTTTAATGGATGCCACACCAATCAGCACATGCCAGAGGGGTTGGGAGAAAATATGCAAGAGCCCTATTGTGGGAAAAATTTGGGGAGTTTGCCGAAGCTTAACTTTCCATCTTTCGATGGTGAGAACCCTAAGTTGTGGATGACTAGGTGTGAAGATTATTTTCTCATGTACTCGGTAGACCCAAGGATGTGGATTAAGGTCGCATCCATGCAGTTCATAGGCCCTGCTGCTCGCTGGCTTCAGTCGGTAGAGTCCAGGATTATTCACATTTCTTGGGGGGAATTTGGGCGCCTAGTTCTTGAACGCTTTGGTAAGGATCAACACCAATTGTTACTCCGGCAATTGTTCCATGTTCGGCAAACTGGGACAGTGGCTGCATATGTGGAGTTCTCCCAATTGATAGATCAACTTAATGCATATCAGTCCATGTCTGAACCTTTGTACTACACATTAAAATTTGTGGATGGTCTTAGAGATGATGTTAAAGCTGTTGTTATGCTTCAACGGCCACAAGATTTGGATACTGCTGCAATTCTTGCTCAGTTGCAGGAGGAAGCAGGCACATTACTGAAGAAGAAGGAGTACAGATGGCAGGAAGCTACCAACGCACCAGGCCTGCTGTTCGACAAGTTGCTGGCCATCAGTGGTATCCTAAGGAGGTCAAGCAAATTGGTACAGGCAAGATGGAGGAAAAACCTTCAGGCAGCAAGAACCCCTCTACTGATGATCGAATTGCTTCACTATATGCCTATCGTAAAGcgaaagtgagagcacctagagggggagggggggtgaataggtgatcctgtgaaacttgaaaacttaattccacaaaacttggttaggcgttagcacaataatgccaagtggctagagaggagtctcaacaaa harbors:
- the LOC100283787 gene encoding Thioredoxin F, chloroplastic (The RefSeq protein has 1 substitution compared to this genomic sequence), which translates into the protein MALRLPISSSHGLASTPAPISTTTCRPAVLATAAAQKRSLLLATASETRGVAPVRSSGIETSTVGLGCEAVTGQVTEVNKDTFWPIVEAAGDKVVVLDMYTEWCGPCKVMAPKFQEMSEKNLDVVFLKLDCNQDNKPLAKELGIKVVPTFKILKGGKVVKEVTGAKIDELAQAIDTVNSD